The Chloroflexus aggregans DSM 9485 genome segment GGTATACACATCAACGGTGCGCCCCATCGCTCGTTGCTCGGTAATAAAACGTCCGGCACGGCGTAGCACATTCGCGACGAGGCTACCGCAAAGACCGCGGTCGGGGGTCACTACCAGGAGCGCTACGCTCTTCACCGTCTCGCGTTTTTCGAGCAACGTACCACGGCGCGCTGCACCGACCACACGCGCAGTCAGATTGGCCATTACCTCTCGCATCCGGTCGGCATATGGCCGGGTTGCCAACACATTCCGTTGTGCGCGCCGCATCTTCGAGGCTGACACCATCTCCATCGCCCGGGTAATCTGAGCGACGTTTTTGACAGAGCGGATGCGGCGCTTAATCTCACGACTACTCGCCATAACGAACCCTTTGCAGTCAAGAGACCGGCGAGCGGGCGCGCGGCCCGCCTACCGGAAACCTGCTAGCTATAGTTACTGGTCGCCTTAAACTCCTTAATCGCCGCCTCCAACGCTTCCTTAACCTCAGGCGTGGGGAACTTGCGATCAAGGCGATTGTCGTAGATCAGCTTCCGCACTTCTGGATGGGCGGTGCGCAGGAAGGCCAGAAAATCATCGCGCCACTTCGTGATCATTGCCACCGGCACATCGTCGAGGTAGTTGTTGGTGGCTGCGTACAACACGGCCACTTGATCTTCGACGGCCAACGGCTGGAACTGCGGCTGTTTGAGCAGCTCTTGCAGCCGCTGACCACGCTCGATCTGAGCCTTCGTTGTGGCATCGAGATCACTGGCAAACTGGGCAAAAGCGGCAAGGTCGCGGAACTGAGCCAGCTCACCCTTCAGCTTACCGGCGACGGCACGCATCGCTCGCGTTTGCGCTGCACTACCGACACGCGACACTGAAATACCGACGTTGAGCGCCGGACGCTGACCGGCGTTAAACAAGTCAGCCTCCAGATAGATCTGACCATCGGTAATCGAAATAACGTTTGTCGGAATATAGGCCGAAACATCGTTAGCTTGCGTCTCAATCACGGGCAAGGCTGTCAGCGAACCACCACCGTATTCCTCGTTCAGACGGGCAGCACGTTCGAGCAACCGTGAATGCAGATAGAAGACATCACCGGGGTACGCCTCACGACCGGGCGGACGGCGCAACAACAGTGACACTTGGCGATAAGCGACTGCGTGCTTGCTCAAGTCATCGTAGACGATCAAAGCGTCCTTGACCAATTGCCCGTTGAGCATCACGCCGTTCTCCATGATCTCTTCGCCCATCGCACAACCGGCGTAAGGCGCGATATACTGGAGTGCAGCGCTTTCCGAAGCGGTGGCCGAAACCACGATGGTATACTCCATCGCCCCATACTTCTCGAGCGTACCGACCACCTGCGCCACCTGCGCCCGGCGCTGACCGATGGCGACGTAGATACACACCATCCCTTGACCCTTCTGGTTAATGATGGTATCAATCGCCACTGCCGTCTTACCAGTTTGGCGGTCACCGATGATCAACTCACGCTGACCACGACCGATCGGGATCAGGGCATCAATCGCGATAATCCCGGTTTGCACCGGTGTATCGACCGACTTACGGGTAATCACACCGGGGGCAATCCGCTCAATTGGGCGCATCTTCTCATACTGGATCGGCCCCTTGCCATCGATCGGCTGACCGAGCGGATTAACCACCCGGCCCAGCAGACCCTGACCAACGGGCACTGAAATCACGCGGCCAGTCGAAGTTACCAGATCCCCTTCCTCAATACTTTCATCGTCACCGAGAATGATCGCAGCGACGCTATCCTGCTCGAGGTTCAGGGCAATACCATAAATCGACTCATTCCGGCCGGCCTTAGGCGGGAACTCAACGATCTCAGAGGCAACGACCTGATCAAGGCCGGACAGCCGCGCGACGCCGTCACCGACGGCAATCACCGTACCGACATTGACCTGACGCGGCTGAAGGTCGACGCCGCTGATGATCCCCTGCTTCAGCCGGGCGATCAATTCCTCAGTAATCGTCGTCATGCTCTACTCCGTCGCGCTGGTTGCCGGCAACACCGGGCCAGCGAGTTGAAGGCTGAAAATCAACTTGCCTGTAATGCACGCTGAACAGCGCTCAGGCGGGCGCGCAGGCTATTATCGAGCACCTGATCGCCAACCCGAATAATCAAACCGCCGATCAGCGTTGGATCCACATGGTAGGTTACATGGACATCGCCGTAGCGCCGACGCAACTCACTCGTAATCCGTTCTTGCTGTTCGCTGCTCAGTTCAATCGCACTGGTTACACTGGCGTCGATCACACGACGACCGGTTTCCAGATAGGTCTGGAGCGCTTCGGCCACTGCATTCAACTCGCCGCTTAATCCCTCTTTTACCATGGTCAGCAGGAAATTGCGCACCTGTGGCAGGAGGTCGGCGGGCAGCACTGCTGCTGCATCGCTTGCCGGAAGACCGGCGATCCGCGGCGCAGCGGCTCGAATCTGCTCAGCAGCCGTACTCAGCAGAGCTTCCACCAATGGAGCGGCCAGCGCCCGTGCGTCAATGGTTGTTGCCATACTCTCTGTTCCTCACGCAGACTGGGGGCGCCAGTCGTGCAACGCTAGTTCCGGCGATCGAGCGCCGCCAGCGACTCGGCAATCAACGCATCATGGCCGCGGGCCTGCAACTCGGCGCCGAGCACGCGACTCGCCGTCAACGTTACCAGATCGGCAATCTGGCTCTTTGCCTCGCTCAGCAAACGAGCACGCTCTTGCTCAGCTTGCACGCGAGCCTCCTCCTTCAAGCGTTCGGCCTCACGACGCGCCTGCGCAATAATCTCAGCTTCCTGCTGCTTTGCCCGCTCTTGCGCTTGCGCCACAATCCTGGCTGCCTCCTGACGCGCTTTGGCCAGTTCAGCCTCGTAATCGCGCTTGGCATTTGCCAACTGCTCACGCACCTTCTCTGCATCTCGCACACTCTCTTCGATACGCTTGGTGCGCTCGTTGAGCAAATTCATCACCGGACGATACAGCAGCGCGCGCAGAATGAAGATAAGCAGTAGAAAGTTGACCAGTTGCGCGAGAAATAGGTTTAGGTTAATGCCTAATGCTTCCACCCTTTTCGCCTCCCGTAACGTGTCATGATTCTACTGCAACACGCCGAAACCGATCAAGAATGCAATCACCAAACCGAAGATGGCAAGCGCTTCGGTAAAGGCGATACCGATAAACATGTAGGTCACAACACGATTTTCAATTTCAGGATTGCGGCCGATCGCTTGCACCGCACCCGAGACAATGATACCGATGCCGACACCCGGCCCAATGGCGCCCAAACCTACAGCGAGCGCGGTTGCGACGAGATTCAAACCCTCCATGATTGAAATGCCTCCTTAAAAGCAGACTCTGCGACGATCCCTTATCACAACAAGCGCGGTGTGTACCGCGTGAACCCTAACTTAATGTGCATGCTCCTCGTCGTGGCCGGTCACGGCGATATTGAGGAAGGCGTAGGTCAGCAGTGCAAAGATAACCGCCTGAATAAATCCGACAAACACCTCAAAGCCGTAGAACGGCAACGGTAACAGCAACGGCAAGAGGAACGCCATCACGACTAACAGCACTTCGCCGGCAAAGATGTTACCAAAAAGACGGAAGGCCAGCGCGAAGGGCTTCACCAGTTCGGAGATGAACTCGATGATGCCGACAAACGACATGATACCGTTCAGATTAAAGAACTTCTTCAGATAGCCGGGACCAAGTGCCCGGAACCCCCAATACTCGATAAAAACGAATGAAATAGCCGCAATTGCGAAGGTAAAGTTCAGATCGGCAGCCGGCGCACGGAAAAGCGGTACCAGCTTCTTACCCTGTGCAGCGCAGGTGTCGTGTACCTCTTCACTTTCGGCGGCAAGCACACTCGCCGGGCCGGTCAACGCCAACCGCTGATCGACCACACCATGCATATCTTTCTTTTCATGGCAGACGCCGATCGAACCAACCCCTGGCAAGAGACCAAACCAGTTACCCAGCAGCACAAACAGGAAGATCGTTGTTACCAGCGGAAAAGCGGTTGCCACGTACTTCGCGTTGATGTTGCGGAACAGGTTGTAGAGTGCATCAAGGGCAAACTCCATCACGTTCTGCAAACCACGCGGCACCATCTGCAGGTTGCGTGTTGCCGCAAAGGCTATAGCAATCAACAGAATGTCAACAATAATGGTGACAATGAACGAGTTGGTAATGGGGAAACCCGGAATGCCATCGAAAATAACTTCGGCAGCAACTTCGACGTGAGGTGGACCGGTGTAGAGGAAAAAGCGACTGACAATTGAGATAACCAGTGCCCCTACGATGATCAGAATAGTTCTAGTCCGCGTTGACAACGCCTACCTCCTGCTCGACAATGTCGGGCATTGCTCAGCGTCTGCTCCTGGGAACGCTGCCGCCCTAAACACGAACGATCACTTTTTTTGTTCAGTCTTTCACAATCAGTATAACGTACTTCGCAAAATTTCGCAAACAACCGCTCGGTTGTGGTGCGTATCGATAGGTTTTGCGAAGCCGCCGCGAGTATACCATAGCTGCGCAGGATGGGCAAACAGCGGCGGCGGTTGTCGTCAGGAAGCAACGGGCACACGAAGGGTGAAGTGTGATAGCGTCGGAGGTAGAGGTATCGAGGAGTCACACGGGGATGGTTCGGATGTCGTGAGCGACATCGGGTGGGGGTAGAGGCATAGGATTCTATGCCCCTACGACGACTTCGCTAACACCTCGCGCAATTCACGGATAGCACGTTTCGCATTCACCCACACCGCACCGATTTTTGAACTTGCCACCCGCTTATTGAAGACCAAAACCAGCAAGAAGCGCTGAGCAACATCGAAGCAATACAGATCGATATTCACGCCTTCGTGAATATAGACACTGGTCGCATCTTCCTCACGTAACTGGCGGGCGACCTCACCGGTCGTTGAGAAACCGGTCGACAGGAGAGGCAACACCACCATCAACGGCAAGTTACCCTTATCGCCGGTTTCGACCAAAATCATCCCGGCGCGGTCGGTCAGCATAATACTCTGCGTACCGAGATCTTGGCCCAATTGGCCCATAATACTGCGGATTGCCGCAATATTTTGCTCGGTCACGATAAGGTTCCGACCATCACTCCGCCAACCGATAGGCGGTTCGGCAGCCGATGACGATGCGGCCGATGAACCAGCACGACGTTCGACTGCTGCCCGTGAACGAGCAGCCAAACTGCTTTTAGCGGTAGACGCCTCTCGCTCGGCAGCTTCTCGTTCGGCAGCCTCCCGTTCGGCGGCTTCCCGAGCGGCACGTTCGGCGGCTTCTCGTTCGGCACGTGAGGGTAAGACAATGCGCGCCGGCGTAAAATCACGCCGAGCAGTCGGCTCAGGTGCCGGTGAGGTTTCTTTGGCGACCGGTGGTTCACGGTGAGTCGATTCACGCATACTCGATTTGGTTGACGGAGCAGGCGGTTCACGGCGCGTCGGCTCGCTCGCAACGGGAGCGGGTGACGGAGTCGGTGGTGTTGACTCATGGTGGGTAGCCTGAAGCGCGGTGCTCACGGCAGCACGCACTGCATCGAGGCTTACATCACCACTTAGCACGGTACTAACCCCGGCGGCCTTGGCACGGGCACGATCGGCCGCAGTAATGCCGGACCCCCACAGTACCACTCGTGTATTCGGATCGAAGTTCGGCACAATCTCGGCCAGATCGAGACCACTCATCTCGTCGAGTTCTAGTTCGCTGAGCACGAGATCGGGTGGTTCGGTACTAATTGACCAGAGAGCTTCATTGGCCGAATCGAAGATTTGCACAGTAGCGTCGCCAGCCAACGCCTCAGGAAGACTGCGTAATACCGGATTAGCACGGGCGACCACGACAATGCGATACGTCATTGGATTCTCTCGCAATTGTGCTTACCATGAAACGGTCTTCATTTACTACTGCTCACTAGTATACTCGAAGTCGCTACGATTTGCAGTAGTGATTTTGATCCACACAGGTTTGGTTATGCAATCACTTCGACACAACTGCGCGGCAACCAGATCGCCTCACCGGTTTCGAGGAGCACTTCGACGGCAGCAGTACGCACACCAGAAGGTAGCCGTTGAGGGAACACCGGCAAGCTACGGATCTGACCAAGATGACCGAGGTGGTCGTGGCTGAGGAGACGCACACGCGCACCAACACGCAGTGGTGGACGAGGCGGTTCGAGTGCAGTACTGCTACTCCGTGAAAGCGGGATGATCACGCGCGGTCGGCGATGTGGCCGACGCAAACCGGCGCTACTCTCGATGAAGACTTCGCGTCGATCGTAGGTAGCGAGTAGTTTAAACAATGGCGCAGCCATCGGAGCATTACCGATCCCTTCGGTAATGACGATAGTCAGTGGCGATTCGATCAGACCGGACCACTGCCAATTGCGCACACCGATGGTCCACGGCAACCGTTTTTTTGACAATCGAAAAAAGTCCCGTAACTCGCTCTCGGCAATGCTACCGACAATTACGCCACGTACCTGATGCTCAACTGCTTTGCGTAACGCAGCAGCACTGATCCCACTACCACCAATAACCACCGCATACATGCTTTGCGCATCGATCATCGCTTCGGTGATCGGCTCAGCGGGATCGAGCGTGAGCAAGCGCGTAACTCCATTACAATCGGGGCCAAAACTACCAACGCCGTACAATTGTGCGGCGGGAGTTTCGATCACAACCCGTTGATTATTGACGATCTCCATGACAATCCCGCGGATGCCGGCGGTAAGAGTGATCTGACGTGGTTCCGGCACGACAAACGCATAGCCGGTAGCTTCATCAACCATCGTTAAGGTGCCGTTGACAGGACTAAGCACACGCCGACCGGTTAAACCACGCCGACGGGCTATGACCGCACCGGCGTTGATCGGTTGCCCAATCGGGGCCACGACGGCACGCGCCGCTTGCGCCGGTGGCAAACCGAGGTCACGAGCGAGATTGATGAGATATGGTTGCGGCTGACTTAGCCCGCGGGCAATAACGTCATCGGGTTCGACCTGACCGCCTTGCCGAACCAGTATGTCTCCGGGTTGGGGCAGACAACGTTCGAGTCGAGCAACGGAGCTTGCGACAAGGGGTAGCACACCATCTGGTACATACAGCATAGTGAATATCCGTTTACGCTGGGTCACTGGTGCTATTATAGCATGTGCCAGCAGATAGCCGACATTTTCCGGCAAATGGCTGTTAATACACCCGCACCGGGACTCCCAGATCGGCCCACGCATACAACCACTGCGCATCATCGATCCGTAAGTTGATGCAGCCATGCGACATACGCACGCCGGTTCCGTGCGCATTGTGCCAGTACGTACCGTGGAGGGCGACGCCACCAACCACATACTGCACCCACGGAATATTCGGCACATACCAACACTCACCACCGAGACAATCGGCCATCGTTTGTTCGGGTAAGCGATAGTAGATCGCAAACTCACCTCGTGGCGTATTGAAGCCATCGCGACCGGTCGCGACCGGTGCGGTAAAGACGAGGAGATCATCTTCGTAGGCAAAGAGACGCTGACGGGTCAAATCAACTTCGATCCGCCGTTGCCACAGCGCCGGACTCCAATCGGGTGCGCCGGGCAAGCGGGCGACCGGCGCCGTACTGAGGCCAAGCTGTTCCGCCACGCGCCGACCAAGATCATCGATCTGAACTTCGTCAAGGGTATCGAGATCGAAGCCGTAGATAAGCTGCTGCTGACGGAGAAACGGCGAGAGCGCTTCCGGCCGGTACCGCAACCAGGCTCGCTCAAAGTATTGGGTCATGACACCGTTATCATTGAAAGTTTCGCTAATCGGGAAGCCAAATACCGGTAAACCACCATGACGCTCCCAGAATTCTAGAAACTCGCCACTCACCCAATACCCGGTTTCGGCAAAGAATGCACCTTCGCCGGCAGATGCGGGCGGCATCACCAGACCCTGCCGGTCGAGCCATTCCCGTCCGAGCAGGCCCAATTGCACTTGCTGTGGCGTTCCGGCATATTCAGGATGGTACTCAAATCTGGCGCGCTCGAAATATTGCACAATACGACCATCAACCACTAATTCTTCAGTAATCGGCATGCCAAAAGTGTGAAGCTGACCATTGGCACGCCAAAAATCGAGAAAACCGACCCGATTGGAAAGATGATGGCCGGTTGCCGGGAAGTAGACGGTACGCACAACCGGTAAACGACTGCGAGCGGCTGTGGGATGCGCAATAACCGGATGAAACCAGTACAACCATCCGAGAATGCTTATCGCAAGGAGGCTCAGCGTGGTCGTTATGTGACGATGATGGGTTGTCGGTAGGATGGGGTATGACATTGTAAGACGATAACAACAGAAACACCTTTTCGATCATTATAGCAGGTCCATTACTACGTCAACATATCAATAGTATTACTTTTCAGCTTGTTGCAGAGAAGCGAAATCTTTAGCTATACTACGGTAAGTAACGGAAATACGGCGAGCGTCATATGGCAGATCTGTTTACCCCGATCCAAGTGGCAGGCCGGCAAATAGCTAATCGAATCGTGATGGCGCCAGCGCCGAGTGGTCTCGCCGGGACCGACGGATTTTGCCATGGAGCGCTCACCAGTTTCTACGAACGACGGGCACAAGCCGGTGTTGGTTTGATTATCGGCGAACCAATGCTTATCTATGCGCCACCCACTCCGATCCCACATCTTGGGATATGGCACGATTGCTTTCTGCCGGGTCTCCGACGGTTAGTAGCGGCAGCCCATGCGTTTGGGAGTCGAATTGCCTTCTTGCTCGAGGCGCCAGCCATCGCCCAAATACCTACGACGCTGGTTGATGATTACGTCCAAGCGGCGTGGCGTGCATTGGCCACCGGGGCAGACGGCGTCTTCATCTCCATTGCCGATGACGGTATGCTTACTCGGCTTGTCTCACCAAGTCGTGCCACCGACAATGGGATAGGACCGGTAGTGAACGAACGGATTCTGCCGGTGTTGACTGTTCTTGAGCAGATGCGCCACCTCTTCGGTCGTCGCTTGTGGATCGGGCTACGGATGCCGGCAGCCGAATTGATTCCCAACGGTCTCAGTCATCAAGATGCCCGCCTCATTGCCCGGCGGGCCGTAGCTGCCGGAGCGCAACTGCTTGATGTCACATTGACGCGCTACACTGCCGACGTAGCTCGTTTTCCGGGCTGGACGCTGCCATTGGTGGCCGGGATACGCCGGATCGCCAATGAAGCAGTCGTGATCGGGTCTGGGCAATTGAGCGACCCATGGTTGGCCGATGCTGCCGTCCAAGACGGCAGCGTTGATTTGGTCATGCTGTGTACTGCTCTCCGCTGTATGCCCGAATGGCCAAAACTAGCAAAGCGCCTGTTGCTACCGGTTAGCGTAAGATAACCAACAACACCCCCGCGGCCACGGCAGAGCCGATCACCCCGGCTACATTCGGGCACATCGCCTGCCAGATCAAGTAATTCTGGCGATCTTCTTCTTGAGCGAGGGTATGGGCGACGCGAGCAGACATTGGTACGGCCGACACCCCGGCTGCACCGATCAGTGGGTTAACCTTATTGTTCGTGAAAAGATTGTAGAACTTGGCAAACAACACACCACCGGCAGTCGAGATGGCAAAGGCACACGCACCGAGTGCGAAAATAGCAATGGAGCGCGGGGTCAGAAAATTACCGGCTTGAGTGCTGGCACCAACGGTCAGACCGAGCATAATCGTCACGCTGTCGATCAAGGCGCTACGCGCAGTCTTGGCCAATCGCTCGGTGACACCACTTTCTTTCAGCAAGTTGCCGAAGAAGAGCATTCCCAACAGTGGTAGCGTATCGGGGACAATCAGGACACAGACGATCAAGCCGATAATTGGGAAGAGGATGCGCTGGGTGCGGTCGACTTCCGGCGGTGGTGGCATGCGAATGAGGCGTTCTTGGCGGGTGGTGAGCAACCGCATAATCGGCGGCTGAATGACCGGTACCAGTGCCATGTACGAATAGGCCGAGACGGCAATTGCGCCGAGCAGATCGGGAGCAAGTCGCGACGCAATGAAGATCGCCGTTGGTCCATCGGCGCCGCCGATAATGCCGATCGCTGCCGCAGCTCGCAAGAGGCGCAGTGGATCATCACCGGCGAGATCGAGGAAGGGAAGGCGTGAACCGAGGAAGATCGCCATCAGGAGGGTGAAAAAGATGCCGAGTTGCGCAGCAGCACCCAACAAGATAAGACGAGGCTGCGCAATCAGGGCTGAAAAGTCGGTCATTGCGCCAATACCGAGAAAGATCAGCGGCGGGAAGATACCGGTAATCACACCAAAGTAGATATAGCTCAGCACACTCCCCTGATCGTAGACGCCTTGCCCCATCCCCGGCTCGAACGGCATATTGCCAAGGATAATGCCAAACCCGATTGGCACCAGCAGCAACGGCTCGAAACCGCGAGCAATCGCCAGGTAGACAAACACGCAGCCGACAACGATCATGAGCAGGTTACCCCATGCCAGATGGGCTAACCCACTTGCCTCGAAAAAGCCAATGAGCCATTCCATCAGGCAAACTCCAGTAATGGTTGACCTTGCCGCACCGAATCACCGACTTTGACATTGATAGCGCGAATCGTTC includes the following:
- the atpH gene encoding ATP synthase F1 subunit delta, whose translation is MATTIDARALAAPLVEALLSTAAEQIRAAAPRIAGLPASDAAAVLPADLLPQVRNFLLTMVKEGLSGELNAVAEALQTYLETGRRVIDASVTSAIELSSEQQERITSELRRRYGDVHVTYHVDPTLIGGLIIRVGDQVLDNSLRARLSAVQRALQAS
- a CDS encoding F0F1 ATP synthase subunit B, which produces MEALGINLNLFLAQLVNFLLLIFILRALLYRPVMNLLNERTKRIEESVRDAEKVREQLANAKRDYEAELAKARQEAARIVAQAQERAKQQEAEIIAQARREAERLKEEARVQAEQERARLLSEAKSQIADLVTLTASRVLGAELQARGHDALIAESLAALDRRN
- a CDS encoding response regulator, translating into MTYRIVVVARANPVLRSLPEALAGDATVQIFDSANEALWSISTEPPDLVLSELELDEMSGLDLAEIVPNFDPNTRVVLWGSGITAADRARAKAAGVSTVLSGDVSLDAVRAAVSTALQATHHESTPPTPSPAPVASEPTRREPPAPSTKSSMRESTHREPPVAKETSPAPEPTARRDFTPARIVLPSRAEREAAERAAREAAEREAAEREAAEREASTAKSSLAARSRAAVERRAGSSAASSSAAEPPIGWRSDGRNLIVTEQNIAAIRSIMGQLGQDLGTQSIMLTDRAGMILVETGDKGNLPLMVVLPLLSTGFSTTGEVARQLREEDATSVYIHEGVNIDLYCFDVAQRFLLVLVFNKRVASSKIGAVWVNAKRAIRELREVLAKSS
- the atpE gene encoding ATP synthase F0 subunit C; the protein is MEGLNLVATALAVGLGAIGPGVGIGIIVSGAVQAIGRNPEIENRVVTYMFIGIAFTEALAIFGLVIAFLIGFGVLQ
- a CDS encoding oxidoreductase, with product MADLFTPIQVAGRQIANRIVMAPAPSGLAGTDGFCHGALTSFYERRAQAGVGLIIGEPMLIYAPPTPIPHLGIWHDCFLPGLRRLVAAAHAFGSRIAFLLEAPAIAQIPTTLVDDYVQAAWRALATGADGVFISIADDGMLTRLVSPSRATDNGIGPVVNERILPVLTVLEQMRHLFGRRLWIGLRMPAAELIPNGLSHQDARLIARRAVAAGAQLLDVTLTRYTADVARFPGWTLPLVAGIRRIANEAVVIGSGQLSDPWLADAAVQDGSVDLVMLCTALRCMPEWPKLAKRLLLPVSVR
- the atpA gene encoding F0F1 ATP synthase subunit alpha, translating into MTTITEELIARLKQGIISGVDLQPRQVNVGTVIAVGDGVARLSGLDQVVASEIVEFPPKAGRNESIYGIALNLEQDSVAAIILGDDESIEEGDLVTSTGRVISVPVGQGLLGRVVNPLGQPIDGKGPIQYEKMRPIERIAPGVITRKSVDTPVQTGIIAIDALIPIGRGQRELIIGDRQTGKTAVAIDTIINQKGQGMVCIYVAIGQRRAQVAQVVGTLEKYGAMEYTIVVSATASESAALQYIAPYAGCAMGEEIMENGVMLNGQLVKDALIVYDDLSKHAVAYRQVSLLLRRPPGREAYPGDVFYLHSRLLERAARLNEEYGGGSLTALPVIETQANDVSAYIPTNVISITDGQIYLEADLFNAGQRPALNVGISVSRVGSAAQTRAMRAVAGKLKGELAQFRDLAAFAQFASDLDATTKAQIERGQRLQELLKQPQFQPLAVEDQVAVLYAATNNYLDDVPVAMITKWRDDFLAFLRTAHPEVRKLIYDNRLDRKFPTPEVKEALEAAIKEFKATSNYS
- the atpB gene encoding F0F1 ATP synthase subunit A codes for the protein MSTRTRTILIIVGALVISIVSRFFLYTGPPHVEVAAEVIFDGIPGFPITNSFIVTIIVDILLIAIAFAATRNLQMVPRGLQNVMEFALDALYNLFRNINAKYVATAFPLVTTIFLFVLLGNWFGLLPGVGSIGVCHEKKDMHGVVDQRLALTGPASVLAAESEEVHDTCAAQGKKLVPLFRAPAADLNFTFAIAAISFVFIEYWGFRALGPGYLKKFFNLNGIMSFVGIIEFISELVKPFALAFRLFGNIFAGEVLLVVMAFLLPLLLPLPFYGFEVFVGFIQAVIFALLTYAFLNIAVTGHDEEHAH
- a CDS encoding sodium ion-translocating decarboxylase subunit beta encodes the protein MEWLIGFFEASGLAHLAWGNLLMIVVGCVFVYLAIARGFEPLLLVPIGFGIILGNMPFEPGMGQGVYDQGSVLSYIYFGVITGIFPPLIFLGIGAMTDFSALIAQPRLILLGAAAQLGIFFTLLMAIFLGSRLPFLDLAGDDPLRLLRAAAAIGIIGGADGPTAIFIASRLAPDLLGAIAVSAYSYMALVPVIQPPIMRLLTTRQERLIRMPPPPEVDRTQRILFPIIGLIVCVLIVPDTLPLLGMLFFGNLLKESGVTERLAKTARSALIDSVTIMLGLTVGASTQAGNFLTPRSIAIFALGACAFAISTAGGVLFAKFYNLFTNNKVNPLIGAAGVSAVPMSARVAHTLAQEEDRQNYLIWQAMCPNVAGVIGSAVAAGVLLVILR
- a CDS encoding L,D-transpeptidase encodes the protein MSYPILPTTHHRHITTTLSLLAISILGWLYWFHPVIAHPTAARSRLPVVRTVYFPATGHHLSNRVGFLDFWRANGQLHTFGMPITEELVVDGRIVQYFERARFEYHPEYAGTPQQVQLGLLGREWLDRQGLVMPPASAGEGAFFAETGYWVSGEFLEFWERHGGLPVFGFPISETFNDNGVMTQYFERAWLRYRPEALSPFLRQQQLIYGFDLDTLDEVQIDDLGRRVAEQLGLSTAPVARLPGAPDWSPALWQRRIEVDLTRQRLFAYEDDLLVFTAPVATGRDGFNTPRGEFAIYYRLPEQTMADCLGGECWYVPNIPWVQYVVGGVALHGTYWHNAHGTGVRMSHGCINLRIDDAQWLYAWADLGVPVRVY